The window CACTATTCGACGATGACGAGATCATTGCCTCCTACCGAACCGAGGAGCGGAGCATCGATCCGTTCGTTATAGCTGCCCACCTCCGGTCGGCCGTAGCCGCCGCGCCAAAGGTGACGGTGCTAACGAATACGACGGTCACGAAGATAGAGAGGCGCAAGGGGACGAATTTCGTCGTCGTCAGCGAACGCGGAGGACGTACACAGCGCGAAACTTATGGAGCCGTGGTCAATGCGCTTTGGCAGAACAGGGTCGGAATGGACGCAACATTTGGCCTAGCAGAGGCCCGGCCTGTCCTGCATCGATTTAGGGTTGGACTGCACTCGAAGCCTTCGTTGGCGCCGGACGACCTTCCGACAGTGACCTTTATGCTGGGACCATTCGGCGATACGGTCAATTTCGGCCATCGCGCCTATTTGAGCTGGTATCCCGCCGGCCACCTGCTCACATCCAGGGAGAGGGCACCATCCGCGCCGGATGCGGACATCCTAAAGTCCGATCTCAGTCAGGTGGAAAAGGGGACATTGGACGCCGTGAGTCGTCTGATTCCGAGGCAAAGGCAAGCCTTACGCCGATCTGCGGGCCAATGGGAGATCGGGGGCGGCTATATCACGGCCTGGGGGAGAACCGGTATCGACGATAAGCATAGCCAGTTACATGAGCGCTTTGAGGTCGGCGTCCACAGCACCGGGTCCTATCACTCGGTCGATACCGGAAAATACACCCTTGGTCCCTATTTCGCCGAGATCGTCTGTGACCGCATAATTCCGGCAAGATCGGTTGCGCGCCCCGTTCGGGCGGTGAAGAAATGAGTTGCGGAGGACGACCATGACGGTGACCGTCTGCGTTCCGGTCTGGAACGGCGAGGCATTTGTCGACGAAACTCTTGAAAGCGTGCGCACGCAGACGTTGGGCGACATTACGGTCCTGATCTCCGTCGACAAATCCGATGACCGGTCCCTCGACATCTGCCGCGCCTTCGCGGCAAAGGACCCGAGGTTTAGGGTCTTCGCCCAATCAGCACGTCTCGGTTGGATCGGCAACGTGAATTGGCTATTGCGGCAAGTCAATTCCGAGTTCGCCAATTTATTGCCC is drawn from Gammaproteobacteria bacterium and contains these coding sequences:
- a CDS encoding FAD-dependent oxidoreductase — encoded protein: MRVAVLGGGITGACAALELSERGLVVDLYEQSAQLISRASYWNEGKIHLGLVYAQDRSRRSARTMIEGALRFRPLLSRWIETDALDRVVSDPFIYAVHRNTLVPPAAVEEHFRAVTKLYRSMSREAGTGYIAPIERRIWQRHDPGMTGALFDDDEIIASYRTEERSIDPFVIAAHLRSAVAAAPKVTVLTNTTVTKIERRKGTNFVVVSERGGRTQRETYGAVVNALWQNRVGMDATFGLAEARPVLHRFRVGLHSKPSLAPDDLPTVTFMLGPFGDTVNFGHRAYLSWYPAGHLLTSRERAPSAPDADILKSDLSQVEKGTLDAVSRLIPRQRQALRRSAGQWEIGGGYITAWGRTGIDDKHSQLHERFEVGVHSTGSYHSVDTGKYTLGPYFAEIVCDRIIPARSVARPVRAVKK